In a single window of the Bactrocera dorsalis isolate Fly_Bdor chromosome 2, ASM2337382v1, whole genome shotgun sequence genome:
- the LOC105225757 gene encoding disintegrin and metalloproteinase domain-containing protein 12: MSRQFLSRHHLTALGKLLLLVTICWQAACANASENAQTKAHSSYPQTGDFFPALNEFTSHSVIRPEIQHGRHKRALRSTLDAEEGQHVPHITLTYQHEGQRVHIDLHRNDELLPAEHFLRYQHSNSPTGRVVKNFTKTELELCHYQGTIRGKPLSNVAISTCNGGGVNGLVYDGTDTYFIHSGSDGRLQDDHFLFRHADLLNKNATCGYDSATDNHAHTPFGKAENLLRKSGDLSEAPMHLDGSEINRILRYKRSYENNDVIRGPYNANKHSSYVELVIVVDNKLYKSFGESSKKVHQHCKDLANIINALYVPLNIFVALVGVVIWNEYNEIEFSTDGDLTLRNFLNYRRTKLVLDHPNDNAQLLTKEQFSGGVVGKALKGPICTHEYSGGVSNEHSQIVAVVATTMAHEMGHNFGMEHDSSDCKCQDEKCIMSASSTSVVPVHWSSCSIDQLNIAFSRGMNYCLRNKPTKLFESPQCGNGFVEPGEQCDCGLPNYCENTCCDPYTCMLHTNASCATGECCDLSTCRPKAAGQACRVAENECDLPEYCTGESEYCPADVFKRDTEECDSGQAYCFQGNCRSHSQQCRILWGPTGESSEHCYSKNVEGKRGGNCGFDRINNTFIRCEDEHVRCGMLHCRHLNERLEFGMESAAVLSHSFINHEGNIVPCRTALVDLGLQSTDPGLTPNGAKCGEDKMCVNQKCLTIERVRATGLGRQCPDNCNGNGVCNSLGNCHCHVGYSGTTCRLPGPGGSINSGPASSPTSHQAFQNFMYIFFFGVIPFMVFIIWLSYYIRNRRFFIGGKLAENIIKAASAKQAPARPDHGPHGGGVGGNGGHSLPKSTPSSTDDMNSALLKSPSDSNDTSVGNGMFGKFKGFTLRPLNDTTSPTNNFNAPNVAYVQPTVQDTAAMNGGVPQRSAPPPPLVKGKSVDAVQPTRWAPPPPVGVATAPALPPPNPGSNARPIISMPVLETSTMTLPLKKSSGEVSPTPSAPLPASQSGSLPRPAPPPPVPLHADPKLNVKRDGTIRRIASFLKKEEKAPLKEKTYIDREKLKNIEISAPMPVAPQGESSNSDSETTPKEEETKNLVKRAQSMRSPTKKTNVQTFGSMRYAPGSARPKSVAAAAAASRPKSPPPRPPPLKKTNSTTSSGYALPVATAKSNVENTYDDCEFVEQPLTTVGESSEADSPTSTDNIYSVIDEIPPAAQTVKRSDFINESTDMGLLGEIVNEIEKRNGDSIYSASTLVKNKPQSAEEVKNAAADVKTKPNATNNISTNHDANGSADAAKSSASANTVTAQTVPTYLRPAPVNAPVARVAPTRADLTSPTAFSSFKPTSLSAAPTAVSAASAVNKNSTTAANRLSGANSTSGNAATTRNRSFAKTPVAANSTTTTTRTTNSSNSTALPSATITKPKPLSAKPSFNSQKKVTPAPSVGATGARLAATGTPRTAPTVKSGNIASLTQRFEKGATTNARK; the protein is encoded by the exons CACATTCATCATATCCACAGACTGGTGATTTTTTTCCTGCCCTTAATGAGTTCACAAGCCATTCCGTGATACGCCCTGAAATTCAGCATGGGCGACATAAACGCGCCTTGCGAAGTACACTGGATGCGGAG GAAGGTCAACATGTTCCGCACATAACACTCACGTACCAGCATGAAGGTCAACGCGTACACATTGACCTGCATCGCAACGATGAGTTACTGCCAGCCGAGCATTTCCTCCGCTATCAGCACTCGAATTCGCCAACGGGGCGTGtagtaaaaaatttcacaaagacTGAATTGGAATTATGTCATTACCAG ggCACTATACGCGGCAAACCGCTTTCCAATGTTGCCATATCCACTTGTAATGGCGGTGGTGTCAACGGTCTAGTTTACGATGGTACTGACACATATTTCATACACTCCGGTAGTGATGGGCGGTTGCAGGATGATCATTTTTTATTTCG ACATGCCgatttgttgaataaaaatgCAACCTGTGGCTACGACAGTGCCACTGACAACCACGCACACACTCCTTTCGGGAAGGCTGAGAATTTGCTGCGAAAGAGTGGGGACTTGTCAGAAGCACCAATGCACTTAGACGGTTCGGAAATCAATCGCATTTTAAGG TATAAAAGGTCCTATGAGAATAACGATGTGATACGCGGTCCTTACAATGCCAACAAACACTCGTCCTATGTGGAACTTGTTATTGTGGTTGACAATAAATTGTATAAATCGTTTGGGGAGAGCTCGAAGAAAGTACATCAGCATTGTAAGGACTTAGCCAATATAATCAATGCG TTGTACGTACCATTGAATATCTTTGTCGCTCTGGTGGGTGTGGTGATCTGGAACGAGTACAATGAGATTGAGTTTTCGACTGATGGAGATCTAACGCTACGCAACTTCCTCAACTATCGGCGAACAAAACTGGTGCTGGACCATCCTAACGACAATGCGCAGTTGCTGACCAAAGAGCAATTTAGTGGCGGCGTTGTTG GTAAAGCGTTGAAGGGTCCCATTTGCACGCACGAGTACTCGGGCGGCGTTTCGAACGAGCACAGTCAAATTGTGGCTGTTGTGGCCACCACAATGGCGCACGAAATGGGCCACAACTTTGGCATGGAGCATGATTCGTCCGACTGTAAGTGCCAGGATGAGAAATGTATAATGTCCGCTTCGTCCACGTCTGTGGTGCCGGTGCATTGGAGCAGTTGTAGCATTGACCAGCTGAACATAGCTTTCTCGCGTGGCATGAACTATTGCCTACGCAACAAACCCACCAAGTTGTTCGAGTCACCGCAATGCGGCAACGGTTTTGTGGAGCCCGGCGAGCAATGTGACTGTGGACTGCCCAACTACTGTGAGAATACCTGCTGCGACCCGTACACTTGCATGCTGCACACAAACGCGTCTTGTGCCACTGGTGAATGCTGTGATTTGAGTACATGTCGTCCCAAAGCGGCCGGACAGGCGTGCCGTGTGGCCGAAAACGAATGTGATTTGCCCGAATACTGCACCGGCGAGTCGGAATACTGTCCGGCAGATGTGTTCAAACGTGACACCGAAGAGTGCGACAGCGGACAAGCTTATTGCTTCCAAGGAAATTGCCGTTCGCACTCGCAACAGTGTCGCATACTATGGGGACCGACCGGTGAGAGCTCAGAGCATTGCTACAGCAAAAATGTTGAAGGCAAGCGTGGCGGCAATTGCGGCTTCGATCGCATCAACAACACATTTATTCGGTGCGAGGATGAGCACGTACGTTGCGGCATGTTACATTGTCGGCATTTGAATGAACGGCTAGAATTCGGCATGGAATCGGCAGCGGTGCTGTCGCATTCATTCATCAATCATGAGGGCAATATAGTGCCGTGTCGCACCGCGCTGGTCGATTTGGGGCTACAAAGCACAGATCCCGGACTTACGCCTAATGGCGCCAAGTGTGGCGAAGACAAAATGTGTGTCAACCAAAAGTGCCTAACGATAGAGCGTGTACGTGCCACTGGGCTCGGCAGGCAGTGTCCAGATAATTGTAATGGCAATGGTGTATGCAACAGTCTCGGCAATTGCCACTGCCATGTAGGCTACTCGGGCACAACCTGTCGCCTGCCAGGACCTGGCGGTTCAATCAACAGTGGACCAGCATCGTCACCAACCA GTCACCAAGCTTTCCAGAACTTCatgtacatcttcttcttcGGCGTGATACCGTTTATGGTGTTCATTATCTGGCTCTCTTACTATATACGCAACCGACGCTTCTTCATTGGCGGCAAGCTGgctgaaaatat CATCAAAGCAGCCAGCGCCAAGCAAGCACCGGCTCGTCCTGATCACGGCCCTCATGGCGGTGGTGTCGGCGGCAACGGCGGACACAGCCTACCCAAGTCTACGCCCAGCAGTACGGACGATATGAATTCTGCGCTGCTGAAGTCCCCCAGCGACTCGAATGACACTTCTGTTGGTAATGGCATGTTTGGCAAATTCAAAGGCTTTACTCTGCGTCCCCTTAATGATACCACTTCACCGACCAACAACTTCAATGCACCCAATGTGGCTTATGTACAGCCCACGGTACAGGACACAGCCGCAATGAATGGCGGTGTACCACAACGCTCTGCGCCACCACCACCATTGGTCAAAGGTAAATCGGTGGATGCGGTGCAACCCACACGTTGGGCGCCACCGCCACCTGTGGGCGTTGCAACTGCACCAGCATTACCACCACCGAATCCCGGCTCGAATGCGCGCCCGATCATATCGATGCCGGTATTGGAGACCTCTACAATGACGCTGCCACTAAAAAAGTCGAGCGGTGAGGTGTCGCCAACGCCCTCCGCACCCTTACCAGCCAGTCAATCAGGTTCGTTACCGCGTCCAGCGCCACCACCGCCGGTGCCTTTACATGCAGATCCCAAGTTGAATGTGAAACGCGATGGTACCATAAGGCGTATTGCATCTTTTCTAAAGAAGGAGGAGAAGGCACCATTGAAGGAGAAGACCTACATTGATCGCGAGAAGTTGAAGAATATCGAGATATCAGCACCAATGCCAGTGGCACCGCAAGGCGAGTCCTCCAACTCGGACTCAGAGACTACGCCTAAGGAGGAGGAAACCAAAAATTTAGTAAAGCGCGCACAGTCAATGCGTTCTCCAACGAAGAAAACCAACGTGCAGACATTTGGTTCTATGCGTTACGCACCGGGTAGTGCGCGGCCAAAGAGCGTAGCGGCTGCCGCGGCGGCTTCGCGTCCAAAAAGTCCTCCGCCACGCCCACCACCGCTGAAGAAAACCAATTCGACAACTTCTTCCGGCTACGCACTGCCTGTTGCCACTGCCAAGTCTAACGTGGAGAACACATATGATGATTGTGAGTTTGTCGAACAGCCGCTGACCACTGTAGGCGAGTCGAGTGAAGCGGACTCACCCACTTCAACCGATAATATATACTCCGTCATTGACGAAATACCGCCCGCTGCACAAACCGTTAAGCGAAGCGATTTCATCAATGAGAGCACTGACATGGGTCTGCTTGGCGAGATTGTGAACGAAATTGAGAAGCGCAATGGCGACTCAATCTACAGCGCGTCAACGCTGGTAAAGAACAAGCCGCAATCAGCGGAAGAAGTAAAAAATGCAGCCGCTGATGTGAAAACGAAGCCAAATGCCACAAACAACATTAGCACAAATCATGACGCCAATGGATCAGCGGATGCTGCGAAATCGTCAGCAAGCGCAAATACAGTCACAGCGCAGACTGTGCCTACATATTTGCGCCCGGCGCCAGTGAACGCGCCAGTTGCGCGAGTTGCGCCTACGCGTGCTGATCTCACGTCCCCCACAGCATTCTCTAGCTTTAAGCCCACCAGCTTAAGCGCAGCGCCCACAGCAGTTAGTGCCGCATCTGCTGTCAACAAGAACAGCACAACTGCCGCCAATCGCCTTAGCGGCGCCAACAGCACCAGCGGAAATGCTGCGACGACAAGAAACAGATCCTTCGCTAAAACACCTGTCGCTGCAAAttcaaccacaacaacaacacggaCAACAAACAGCAGTAATAGCACAGCACTGCCGTCCGCCACAATCACAAAACCAAAACCGCTCTCCGCAAAACCCTCATTCAACAGTCAAAAGAAAGTGACACCCGCCCCCAGTGTGGGCGCTACAGGGGCACGCTTAGCAGCCACCGGTACGCCGCGAACGGCGCCCACTGTAAAGTCAGGAAACATTGCCTCCCTGACGCAACGCTTCGAAAAGGGTGCGACAACTAATGCGAGAAAGTAA